From a region of the Mytilus galloprovincialis chromosome 3, xbMytGall1.hap1.1, whole genome shotgun sequence genome:
- the LOC143068855 gene encoding uncharacterized protein LOC143068855 — protein sequence MIRFYCTGGRGTEKFIKTELEEKLRAQNIVVSDGKVYFDANISQIQQIVTLRSVERIFVHILQLDWKTIREINKKKQYDRISYVHVRRAIMNADIWNDPVIHQIPHEVLQVQNTAMIDESSPDSKHQSTTTCSHVLEKTSIDCSQKLESNKPTTTNTDTLVEVLNKEGPSTIEKQNEPMDIQNDRLDIQPVASMETNKVDLPITEKKSISDDVKNIECDKHDVDSKEPERLSMSVTEKYDPLTETPKSESESGLLKVEQSLGSTKSVKRSCSPNRENPEEPLKKKEKLDFTFRVTCRCTGLVGKYVYAQDLQISIGSKLKNMLNWKVNLRDPDIEISCHVNDKCVVLGMPIMRLPLSNRSYIKHFGLRSTISYIMSSLLPLKSGDIVLDPMCGKATILVESAHENKSITYIGSDKDDNQIKFATDNIRFAKLENVQIFKGSVLEMPLRNCSIDHVLCDAPFGKQYKVDCDLEHFYTRFLNEVTRILKPDGIVVLLTSPEMERFLLKSLSKKKKSKQENVIQEKDIKTDEKGSSKRTNNAIRSRSEIDIQKGDNASLIEQQDDLQNTNKDLKGKNDIEKEDNSSKISLNNDPKQENDIEMGDNPSKTDNTAMTSKKNDQKQESDIKMGDNSLKIHQQDISNLKSTVDDPNLGNDIVNPDRNGLEKEKSNIPNTAIDEESGSQTGIEIKDLISKRHHNRILANATGRTADWVNSVEDSFVKDELLFMKLLYVDSHYMKLGETHAYICILHKSIV from the exons aaAAGCAGTATGATAGAATTTCCTATGTTCATGTGAGACGTGCTATTATGAATGCTGATATATGGAATGATCCTGTCATTCATCAGATCCCTCATGAAGTATTACAGGTCCAGAACACAGCCATGATAGATGAGAGTTCTCCAGATTCAAAACATCAATCCACTACTACATGTTCTCATGTCTTGGAGAAAACATCAATCGATTGTTCACAGAAATTAGAAAGCAATAAGCCTACAACAACAAATACAGATACATTAGTCGAAGTTTTAAACAAAGAAGGCCCATCCACCATAGAAAAGCAAAATGAACCTATGGATATTCAGAATGATAGATTGGACATACAACCAGTTGCTTCTATGGAAACAAACAAAGTAGACTTACCTATTACAGAAAAGAAAAGCATTTCGGATGATGTAAAAAACATTGAATGTGATAAGCATGATGTTGATTCAAAAGAACCTGAAAGATTAAGCATGTCTGTCACTGAGAAATATGATCCACTGACAGAAACCCCAAAAAGTGAATCAGAAAGTGGTTTGTTGAAGGTAGAACAATCTCTAGGATCAACAAAATCAGTTAAAAGAAGTTGTAGTCCTAATAGGGAAAACCCTGAAGAAcctttaaagaaaaaagaaaagttaGACTTTACATTTAGAGTGACTTGTCGCTGCACAGGCTTAGTTGGCAAATATGTGTATGCACAG gATCTCCAAATAAGCATTGGATCTAAACTGAAGAATATGCTGAACTGGAAAGTTAACCTACGCGACCCTGACATAGAG ATCAGTTGCCATGTCAATGATAAATGTGTTGTGCTGGGAATGCCTATCATgag ATTACCCCTGTCCAACAGAAGTTATATAAAGCATTTTGGTTTGAGATCAACAATATCTTACATAATGTCCAGCCTTCTTCCATTGAAG AGTGGTGATATTGTTTTGGATCCAATGTGTGGAAAAGCTACAATTTTGGTGGAGTCCGCccatgaaaataag AGTATTACATACATTGGCAGTGACAAAGATGATAACCAGATTAAGTTTGCAACAGACAACATTCGCTTTGCCAAACTTGAAAATGTTCAAATCTTTAAGGGTAGTGTGTTAG AGATGCCTCTACGCAATTGTTCCATAGACCATGTTTTGTGTGATGCTCCATTTGGGAAACAATATAAGGTTGATTGTGATCTGGAACATTTCTACACAAGATTTCTCAATGAAGTAACAAG GATACTAAAACCAGATGGAATTGTAGTTCTTTTGACAAGTCCTGAAATGGAGCGATTCCTTTTAAAATCTCTTTCTAAGAAAAAGAAATCCAAGCAGGAAAATGTTATTCAGGAAAAGGACATTAAGACAGATGAAAAAGGTTCTTCAAAACGTACAAACAATGCAATTAGAAGCCGAAGTGAAATTGATATTCAGAAAGGAGATAACGCTTCGCTAATTGAACAACAAGATGATCTCCAAAACACAAATAAAGACTTGAAAGGGAAAAACGATATagaaaaggaagataactcttcaAAGATAAGTTTAAATAATGATCCAAAACAGGAAAATGACATTGAGATGGGAGATAACCCATCAAAGACAGATAACACTGCAATgacaagtaaaaaaaatgatcaaaaacaGGAAAGTGACAttaaaatgggagataactcattgaAAATACATCAACAAGATATAAGTAATCTTAAAAGTACAGTTGATGACCCTAACTTGGGAAATGATATTGTTAATCCAGATCGGAATGGGTTAGAGAAGGAAAAAAGCAACATACCTAATACAGCCATTGATGAGGAATCAGGAAGCCAAACAGGCATTGAAATAAAAGACTTGATAAGCAAAAGGCATCATAACAGAATATTAGCAAATGCAACAGGTAGAACTGCTGACTGGGTCAACTCAGTTGAAGACTCTTTTGTAAAAGATGAGTTATTGTTTATGAAGTTGTTGTATGTGGACAGTCATTATATGAAATTGGGAGAAACCCATGCATATATTTGTATACTACATAAAAGTATtgtgtaa